Proteins from a single region of Amorphus orientalis:
- a CDS encoding autotransporter-associated beta strand repeat-containing protein: MKAVDQVRVGRACRAFECHLSGLRAMAFLENPARNPVGTVAAIIVVSLVLVAPPASSGAQAQDLNGSGQSGFDTLVPQALQPGRTDVVNITIGGSAGDVAMSSDLALPGPAQSIGLNFLGGPGAPGRFAVRDGATLTIESGANIDFDENGRFDVGRKASGSVLMNGGEVSLSSVGGRYSLLGVGNDGTGTFTQNAGTVRIQGSALDVGFNGGSGTYDMRGGEIALTPGATIYVGEDPGASGTLSISGNSRITSSTVNPSSTGTQIFIGTDEGVGRVVQNGAGSLVSIDSGANAFWFGHSFASDKEGGRGTYELQAGTFEVKGRDGPRFGTAEGGTGEFIQSGGAFSSEGGVIFGERGTGIYTLSGGTAAFDGGLRLAVRAGSSGTIDQTGGTLAIGAGSDLYLGGGGAGIYNLTGGTLAIGGSDLRGRAPGGGSGGSYAFNLGGGTIRVTGSDLTTSVNATLTGGSTSAIDTNGLNATWNGVLSGGGGLAKAGTGTLTLASANTFTGGVSLQGGTLALGLTNALSGNALATMSGAALDLTGLSNTDVVNLGAVSGDGTINLGVANLVTTIGSGQSAAFSGTINSDGWPYDSEIGTFTKTGAGDLVINGSTMNRGESFIVQGSMTQSGGTTAWSNINPGSGAGANGTLNVSGGTLTVNVGMRVGDFGGTGFVNQTGGTVRLEPTCSDTSRCVSLNVGNQGGTGTYTISGGSLILEGGAHSIGRTTGARASSSGTLNIGGTGLVEVRPSAFSSGFLVIGDRDNSTNDGTGTLNQTGGTLRIVDTSRLYLGGYGGSTYNLTGGALEIGGTSLQGLYGGGGADGSYAFNLGGGTIRVTGSNLTTSVNATLTGGRTSAIDTNGLNATWNGVFSGGGGLAKAGAGTLTLASANTFTGGVSLQGGTLALGLTNALSGNALATSSGAVLDLTGLSNTDVVNLGAVSGAGTINLGVANLVTTIGSGHSAAFSGTINSDGWPYDSEIGTFTKTGAGDLVINGSTMNRGESFIVQGSMTQSGGTTTWSNINVGSGTGANGTLNVSGGSLTLNVGMRVGDFGGTGLVNQTGGTVRLEPTCSDNDRCASLNIGNQGGTGTYTISGGSLILEGGSHTIGRNAGTRPVSSGTLNISGTGLVEVRPYGASRGFLVIGDRDATAQTSTGVINQTGGTLRIVDTSELYLGGYGSGTYNLNGGTLEIGADNLRGLYANNGTGSYAFNLGGGTIRVTGSDLATSVDATLTGGSTSTVDTNGLNATWGGAFSGGGGLAKAGAGTLTLASANTFTGGVSLQGGTLALGVANALSGNALSAAGGAILDLTTLTDSDAVNLGAVSGGGTINLGVANLVTSVAGGQMSAFSGILNSDGWPYDSEIGTFTKTGAGDLVINGSTMNRGESFIVQGSMTQSGGTTAWSSINVGSGTGANGTLNVSGGSLTLNVGMRVGDFGGTGFVNQTGGTVRLEPTCSDNDRCASLNIGNQGGTGTYTISGGSLILEGGSHTIGRNAGSRPVSSGTLNISGTGLVEVRPSSFSGGFLVIGDRDATAQTSTGVINQTGGTLRIVDTSELYLGGYGSGTYNLDGGTLEIGADNLRGLYANNGTGSYAFNLGGGTIRVTGSNLTTSVNATLTGGSTSAIDTNGLNATWNGVFSGGGGLAKAGAGTLTLASANTFTGGVSLQGGTLALGVANALNGNAVATSAGSVFDITGLGAADVVRIGALSGGGTVQLGDSSLTSTINAGQSATFSGTLSSPAFSYEANPGQFIKAGSGNLTINGSTMSRGQAFIAGGSMTQSGGTSNWSTLNVGRGAGADGALNVTGGSLTLAVGLRAGASGGRGTITQTGGTLRMASGSTFHLGGPGGGVYDLNGGALEIGGTSLQGLSGGTGSYAFTLGGGTIRVTGSDLATSVNATLTGGRTSTVDTNGFNARWGGVFSGGGSLRKAGQGTLTLPGVNTYSGTTYLAGGTVRAVEGALGTGALVFEAASTYAFAGSFTLAKEVTFGPGAVGSFQVDAGSTGTLGGRLSGTGGLAKTGLGTLVLAGTANSYSGQTRVRQGTLIVGATGALPDASELLVDTGASFQLRGVAQKLKKLEGTGNIVLGEASTLDIATDTSDSVFDGNLSGTGGVSKSGGGTLTFNGVNDYTGPTSIDSGSLVVNGEVTNSPITVNPGGSLAGRGRVNTVNLQGGANIMPGNSPGTLTVIRDITFRPGSTYVAEIENGISDNIVVQDGVATIMEGSNLSLQLTGTPTLGEAYTILEARTATGGSIVTMGRGFTVSSNFTRPLLEQDVTYSPSAVTVTYDGLSAPWSTVVSGANAGAAADGVQSLGLENSLYEDAVFLTEDRIDGAFALLSGEINASAKSVLINDSRFVRTTVFDRLATLDGQSGAATRFASAPLSYASSGGAGDPEPVRTNATVWATGFGSWGSSDGGVAGDLDRDSSGVFTGADVLLGSWRVGVLGGYSHTGFSVDSQRSSGDTDAYHAALYAGTSWHAVNVRGGAAYSWDDVSSSRIASFPTTQTLKADYDAGTTQLFGEVGYGVDAGPVGFEPFAGLAYVNLNTDGFTETGGVAALTSQGDATDITYSTLGLRGSASAAIGAGMNATVQGMVGWRHMYSASTPTSAFAFAAGGTPFTVAGVPFAKDTLLLDAGLNVSVRNSLSLGAAYSGEFGDGSADQSVGGTLAWTF, encoded by the coding sequence ATGAAAGCAGTGGATCAAGTCCGGGTGGGGCGGGCTTGTCGTGCGTTCGAGTGCCATCTGTCCGGGCTCCGGGCGATGGCGTTTCTTGAGAATCCGGCGCGGAACCCTGTGGGGACGGTCGCCGCCATCATCGTTGTCTCGCTGGTTCTTGTTGCGCCGCCCGCATCGAGCGGTGCCCAGGCGCAAGACCTGAACGGAAGCGGTCAGTCCGGTTTCGATACGCTGGTTCCGCAGGCGCTCCAGCCGGGCCGGACGGATGTCGTCAACATCACGATCGGCGGCAGCGCCGGCGATGTTGCGATGAGTTCGGATCTGGCCCTTCCCGGGCCGGCCCAGTCCATAGGACTCAACTTCCTCGGTGGCCCGGGCGCGCCCGGACGGTTTGCCGTCCGTGACGGTGCGACGCTGACAATCGAGAGCGGGGCCAACATCGACTTCGACGAGAACGGTCGCTTCGACGTGGGCCGGAAAGCCAGCGGTTCGGTGCTGATGAACGGCGGCGAGGTGTCTCTCAGTTCGGTCGGGGGCCGCTATTCTCTTCTGGGTGTGGGAAACGACGGCACCGGGACGTTTACCCAGAACGCCGGTACCGTGCGGATCCAGGGGAGCGCGCTGGACGTCGGTTTCAACGGCGGGTCCGGTACGTACGACATGCGCGGCGGAGAGATCGCGCTCACGCCCGGAGCGACAATCTATGTGGGCGAGGATCCGGGCGCTTCGGGCACGCTTTCGATCTCGGGAAATTCCCGGATCACGTCATCGACAGTGAACCCGTCCAGCACCGGAACCCAGATCTTCATCGGCACCGACGAAGGCGTGGGGCGTGTGGTCCAGAATGGCGCCGGTTCGCTCGTGTCGATCGATTCCGGTGCCAACGCTTTCTGGTTCGGTCACAGCTTCGCCTCTGACAAGGAAGGCGGCCGGGGGACGTATGAGCTCCAGGCCGGAACGTTCGAAGTGAAGGGGCGGGATGGCCCGCGGTTTGGCACGGCGGAGGGAGGCACCGGCGAGTTCATCCAGAGCGGAGGTGCGTTTTCGTCCGAAGGTGGGGTGATCTTCGGCGAGAGGGGAACGGGGATCTACACCCTGTCCGGCGGAACCGCAGCCTTCGATGGCGGACTGCGTCTCGCCGTGCGCGCTGGCAGTTCGGGTACGATCGACCAGACCGGCGGGACACTCGCGATAGGTGCCGGCAGTGATCTCTATCTCGGTGGCGGCGGAGCTGGCATCTACAATCTGACTGGCGGAACGCTCGCGATTGGCGGGTCGGATCTGAGGGGGCGCGCGCCCGGCGGCGGTTCGGGGGGCTCGTACGCCTTCAATCTGGGTGGCGGCACGATCCGGGTGACCGGCAGCGACCTGACGACGTCGGTGAACGCCACCCTGACGGGAGGATCCACGTCGGCGATCGACACCAACGGTTTGAACGCGACCTGGAACGGCGTGTTGTCCGGCGGCGGCGGTCTGGCGAAGGCCGGCACGGGGACCCTAACGCTCGCGTCGGCCAACACGTTCACCGGCGGCGTGTCGCTACAGGGTGGCACGCTGGCGCTGGGCCTCACCAATGCCTTGAGCGGCAACGCGCTTGCGACGATGTCCGGCGCAGCGCTCGACCTCACCGGGCTGTCCAACACCGATGTCGTCAATCTGGGCGCGGTGTCGGGGGACGGGACCATCAATCTCGGCGTGGCGAATCTGGTGACGACCATCGGGTCCGGCCAGAGCGCGGCCTTCTCCGGCACCATCAATTCCGATGGCTGGCCGTACGATTCGGAGATCGGCACGTTCACCAAGACCGGCGCCGGCGATCTGGTGATCAACGGCTCGACGATGAACCGGGGCGAGAGCTTCATCGTGCAGGGGTCGATGACCCAGAGCGGCGGGACGACCGCCTGGTCGAACATCAATCCCGGCAGCGGGGCCGGTGCGAACGGCACGCTCAATGTGAGCGGCGGCACCCTGACGGTGAATGTCGGGATGCGGGTCGGTGATTTCGGCGGCACCGGGTTCGTCAATCAGACCGGGGGCACGGTGCGGCTCGAGCCGACCTGTTCCGACACCAGCCGTTGCGTCTCGCTGAACGTTGGCAATCAGGGCGGTACGGGCACCTACACGATCAGCGGCGGATCGCTGATCCTGGAGGGCGGCGCGCACTCTATCGGCCGCACCACGGGCGCGCGGGCTTCGAGCAGCGGCACCCTGAACATCGGCGGCACCGGGCTGGTCGAAGTGCGGCCGTCGGCTTTCAGCAGCGGCTTCCTGGTGATCGGCGACCGGGACAACAGCACCAACGACGGCACCGGGACCCTGAATCAGACGGGCGGCACGCTGCGCATCGTGGATACCTCGCGCCTTTATCTGGGCGGCTATGGGGGCAGCACCTACAACCTGACCGGAGGCGCGCTGGAGATTGGCGGAACCAGCCTTCAGGGTCTTTATGGCGGTGGCGGCGCGGATGGCTCGTACGCCTTCAATCTGGGTGGCGGCACGATCCGGGTGACCGGCAGCAACCTGACGACGTCGGTGAACGCCACCCTGACCGGAGGCCGCACGTCGGCAATCGACACCAACGGTCTGAACGCGACCTGGAACGGCGTGTTCTCCGGTGGCGGCGGTCTGGCGAAGGCCGGCGCGGGCACGCTGACGCTGGCGTCCGCGAACACGTTCACCGGAGGCGTGTCGCTGCAGGGGGGCACGCTGGCTTTGGGCCTCACCAATGCCTTGAGCGGCAACGCGCTTGCGACCTCGTCGGGCGCGGTGCTCGACCTGACCGGGCTGTCCAACACCGATGTCGTCAATCTGGGCGCAGTTTCCGGCGCGGGAACCATCAATCTCGGCGTGGCGAATCTGGTGACGACCATCGGGTCCGGCCACAGCGCGGCCTTCTCTGGCACCATCAATTCCGATGGCTGGCCTTACGATTCGGAGATCGGTACCTTCACCAAGACTGGCGCCGGCGATCTCGTCATCAACGGCTCGACGATGAACCGGGGCGAGAGCTTCATCGTCCAGGGCTCGATGACCCAGAGCGGCGGGACGACCACCTGGTCGAACATCAATGTCGGCAGCGGTACCGGAGCGAACGGCACCCTGAACGTGAGCGGCGGCAGCCTGACGCTGAATGTCGGGATGCGCGTCGGCGACTTCGGCGGCACCGGGCTCGTGAATCAGACCGGTGGTACGGTGCGGCTCGAGCCGACCTGTTCCGACAACGATCGCTGTGCGTCGCTGAACATCGGCAACCAGGGCGGGACGGGCACCTACACGATCAGCGGCGGGTCGCTGATCCTGGAGGGCGGCAGCCACACCATCGGCCGCAACGCCGGGACGCGGCCGGTGAGCAGCGGCACCCTGAACATCAGCGGCACGGGTCTGGTCGAGGTCCGGCCCTATGGGGCGAGCCGCGGCTTCCTGGTGATCGGAGATCGCGATGCGACGGCGCAGACCAGCACCGGCGTGATCAACCAGACCGGCGGCACGCTGCGCATCGTCGACACCTCCGAGCTCTATCTCGGGGGCTACGGCTCCGGCACCTACAACCTCAACGGGGGCACGCTGGAGATCGGCGCCGACAATCTGCGCGGCCTCTACGCCAACAACGGAACCGGCTCCTATGCGTTCAACCTTGGCGGCGGCACGATCCGGGTGACCGGGAGCGATCTCGCGACCTCGGTGGATGCGACCCTGACCGGCGGGAGCACGTCGACCGTCGATACCAACGGGCTCAACGCGACCTGGGGCGGTGCCTTTTCCGGCGGCGGCGGTCTGGCCAAGGCTGGAGCCGGAACGCTGACTCTGGCATCCGCCAACACGTTCACCGGCGGCGTCTCTCTGCAGGGCGGGACGCTGGCGCTGGGTGTAGCGAACGCGCTGAGCGGCAATGCGCTTTCGGCTGCCGGCGGAGCGATCCTCGATCTCACGACCCTGACCGACTCCGATGCGGTCAATCTGGGTGCGGTCTCGGGCGGAGGGACGATCAATCTCGGCGTGGCCAATCTCGTGACGTCGGTTGCCGGCGGCCAGATGTCGGCCTTCTCGGGCATCCTCAACTCCGACGGCTGGCCCTACGATTCGGAGATCGGCACGTTCACCAAGACCGGCGCCGGCGATCTCGTCATCAACGGCTCGACGATGAACCGGGGCGAGAGCTTCATCGTGCAGGGGTCGATGACCCAGAGCGGCGGGACGACGGCCTGGTCGAGCATCAATGTCGGCAGCGGTACCGGAGCGAACGGCACCCTGAACGTGAGCGGCGGTAGCCTGACGCTGAATGTCGGGATGCGGGTCGGCGACTTCGGCGGCACCGGGTTCGTCAATCAGACCGGGGGCACGGTGCGGCTCGAGCCGACCTGCTCCGACAACGATCGCTGTGCGTCGCTGAACATCGGCAACCAGGGTGGGACGGGCACCTACACGATCAGCGGCGGCTCGCTGATCCTGGAGGGTGGCAGCCACACCATCGGCCGCAACGCCGGCTCGCGGCCGGTGAGCAGCGGCACCCTGAACATCAGCGGCACGGGTCTGGTCGAGGTGCGGCCGTCCAGCTTCAGCGGCGGCTTCCTGGTGATCGGCGATCGCGACGCCACAGCCCAGACGAGCACCGGCGTGATCAACCAGACCGGCGGCACGCTGCGCATCGTCGACACCTCCGAGCTCTATCTCGGGGGCTACGGCTCGGGCACCTACAACCTCGATGGGGGCACGCTGGAGATCGGCGCCGACAATCTGCGTGGCCTCTACGCCAACAACGGAACCGGCTCATACGCCTTCAATCTGGGTGGCGGCACGATCCGGGTGACCGGCAGCAACCTGACGACGTCGGTGAACGCCACCCTCACGGGCGGATCCACGTCGGCAATCGACACCAACGGTCTGAACGCGACCTGGAACGGCGTGTTCTCCGGTGGCGGCGGTCTGGCCAAGGCCGGGGCGGGAACGCTGACTCTGGCATCCGCCAACACGTTCACCGGTGGCGTCTCTCTGCAGGGCGGGACGCTGGCGCTGGGCGTCGCGAACGCGCTGAACGGCAATGCGGTGGCGACGTCGGCGGGATCGGTGTTCGACATCACCGGGCTCGGGGCGGCCGACGTGGTCCGGATTGGCGCGCTGTCGGGTGGCGGCACCGTGCAACTGGGCGACAGCAGCCTGACCTCCACCATCAACGCGGGCCAATCCGCCACGTTCTCCGGAACCCTTTCGTCGCCCGCCTTCAGCTATGAGGCGAACCCGGGGCAATTCATCAAGGCCGGGTCGGGCAACCTGACCATCAACGGCTCGACGATGAGCCGGGGCCAGGCGTTCATCGCCGGCGGATCGATGACGCAGAGCGGCGGGACATCGAACTGGTCGACCCTCAATGTCGGTCGCGGGGCCGGCGCCGACGGCGCGCTCAACGTCACCGGGGGCAGCCTGACCTTGGCTGTCGGCCTCCGCGCCGGCGCAAGCGGCGGACGGGGGACCATCACCCAGACCGGCGGCACGCTCCGGATGGCGAGCGGATCGACGTTCCATCTGGGAGGACCCGGCGGCGGCGTCTACGATCTGAACGGTGGTGCACTGGAAATCGGCGGCACAAGTTTGCAGGGCCTGTCCGGCGGCACCGGCTCCTACGCGTTCACTCTCGGTGGCGGCACGATCCGGGTCACCGGAAGCGACCTGGCGACGTCGGTGAATGCGACATTGACCGGCGGGCGGACGTCGACGGTGGACACCAACGGCTTCAACGCGCGCTGGGGCGGCGTGTTCTCCGGGGGCGGATCGCTGCGGAAAGCCGGCCAAGGAACGCTGACGTTGCCGGGCGTGAACACCTATTCGGGAACCACCTATCTCGCGGGCGGCACGGTGCGTGCCGTGGAGGGCGCGCTTGGAACCGGCGCCCTCGTCTTCGAAGCCGCAAGCACCTATGCGTTCGCCGGCAGCTTCACGCTGGCCAAGGAGGTGACGTTCGGGCCGGGCGCGGTCGGCAGCTTCCAGGTCGATGCCGGATCGACCGGGACCCTCGGCGGCCGGCTCTCCGGAACCGGCGGGCTCGCCAAGACGGGGCTCGGAACGCTGGTGCTGGCGGGGACCGCAAACAGCTATTCCGGGCAGACCCGGGTGCGGCAGGGCACGCTGATCGTCGGCGCCACCGGCGCGCTTCCCGACGCCTCGGAACTGCTCGTCGACACCGGGGCATCGTTCCAGCTGCGCGGCGTGGCGCAGAAGCTGAAGAAGCTGGAAGGCACGGGCAATATCGTGCTCGGCGAAGCGTCCACCCTCGACATCGCCACCGATACGTCCGACTCCGTCTTCGATGGCAATCTGTCCGGGACCGGCGGCGTCAGCAAGTCGGGCGGCGGGACGCTGACCTTCAACGGCGTGAACGACTATACGGGGCCGACCTCGATCGACTCCGGGTCCCTGGTGGTCAACGGGGAGGTGACGAACTCGCCGATCACGGTGAACCCGGGCGGATCGCTTGCGGGACGGGGCCGTGTGAACACCGTCAATCTGCAGGGCGGCGCCAACATCATGCCGGGCAATTCGCCTGGAACGCTGACCGTGATCAGGGACATCACGTTCCGGCCGGGCTCGACCTATGTCGCCGAGATCGAGAACGGGATCAGCGACAACATCGTGGTGCAGGACGGCGTGGCGACGATCATGGAAGGGTCGAACCTCAGCCTGCAGCTCACGGGTACGCCAACGCTGGGCGAAGCCTACACAATTCTGGAAGCCCGGACGGCGACCGGCGGCTCGATCGTGACGATGGGGCGCGGGTTCACCGTCTCCAGCAACTTCACCCGGCCGCTTTTGGAACAGGACGTGACCTATTCCCCAAGTGCGGTGACGGTGACCTACGACGGCCTTTCTGCCCCGTGGTCGACCGTGGTCTCCGGTGCGAACGCGGGGGCTGCGGCCGACGGCGTTCAGTCGCTCGGTCTTGAGAACTCCCTCTATGAGGATGCGGTGTTCCTGACGGAGGATCGCATCGATGGGGCCTTCGCGCTTCTGTCCGGAGAGATCAACGCCTCCGCCAAGAGCGTGCTGATCAACGACAGCCGGTTCGTGCGGACGACAGTGTTCGATCGGCTGGCGACGTTGGACGGTCAGTCCGGTGCGGCGACCCGTTTTGCGTCGGCGCCGCTCTCCTACGCATCTTCGGGTGGGGCAGGGGATCCGGAGCCGGTTCGCACGAACGCGACCGTTTGGGCCACCGGCTTCGGATCCTGGGGATCGAGCGACGGGGGCGTTGCCGGTGATCTCGATCGCGACAGCAGCGGCGTCTTCACCGGCGCCGACGTGCTCCTCGGATCCTGGCGGGTCGGCGTCCTCGGTGGCTACAGCCACACTGGCTTCTCCGTCGATTCGCAGCGGTCCTCAGGCGACACCGACGCCTATCATGCCGCGCTTTATGCCGGCACCAGCTGGCACGCCGTCAACGTCCGCGGCGGTGCCGCCTACAGCTGGGACGACGTTTCCTCCTCGCGCATCGCCTCCTTCCCGACGACGCAGACGCTGAAGGCGGATTACGATGCCGGCACCACCCAGCTGTTCGGCGAGGTCGGGTATGGCGTCGATGCGGGCCCGGTCGGTTTCGAACCCTTCGCGGGGCTGGCCTATGTGAACCTGAACACCGACGGGTTCACCGAGACCGGCGGCGTTGCCGCGCTCACCAGCCAGGGAGATGCGACCGACATCACCTATTCGACATTGGGGCTGCGCGGGTCGGCAAGCGCGGCCATCGGAGCCGGGATGAACGCGACGGTGCAGGGAATGGTCGGCTGGCGGCACATGTACAGCGCGTCCACCCCGACCAGCGCGTTCGCCTTCGCCGCCGGCGGCACGCCCTTCACGGTGGCGGGTGTGCCGTTTGCCAAGGACACCCTGCTTCTGGACGCCGGTCTCAACGTCTCCGTGAGGAACAGCCTGAGCCTCGGGGCCGCCTACAGCGGCGAATTCGGCGATGGATCGGCCGATCAGAGTGTCGGCGGGACACTCGCCTGGACGTTCTGA
- a CDS encoding universal stress protein — MSKLVALVDGSIYAHSVCQHAAWIAARTDASVEILHVLGRREISGSQQDYSGSISLGARTALLEELSSLDEQRAKLAQKRGRAILEDAKAIVESAGVRSVTTRLRIGDIVETVAESEADADLVVIGKRGEAADFAKGHLGSNLERIVRSSTKPVVVAARAFTPIERILIAYDGGTSAMKAVDHIARSPLFAGLTCRVLLVGDESVEHKRQLADARAMLEGAGYEVSADIVKGQPDSVIADAVKSEGIGLLVMGAYGHSRIRSFVIGSTTTEMVRSCKIPVMLFR; from the coding sequence ATGAGCAAACTGGTAGCGCTGGTCGATGGCTCGATCTACGCCCACAGCGTCTGTCAGCATGCGGCCTGGATCGCGGCGCGGACGGATGCCTCCGTGGAGATCCTCCATGTGCTGGGCCGGCGCGAGATCTCCGGGTCGCAGCAGGACTATTCCGGTTCGATCTCGCTGGGCGCGCGGACGGCGCTTCTGGAAGAGCTGAGCAGTCTCGACGAGCAGCGTGCCAAGCTTGCCCAGAAACGCGGGCGGGCGATCCTGGAAGACGCCAAGGCGATCGTGGAGAGCGCCGGGGTTCGCTCCGTGACCACGCGGCTTCGCATCGGCGACATCGTCGAGACCGTCGCGGAGAGTGAGGCAGACGCCGATCTCGTCGTCATCGGCAAACGGGGCGAGGCGGCCGACTTCGCTAAGGGCCACCTGGGGTCGAATCTCGAACGGATCGTCCGCTCCAGCACGAAGCCGGTGGTCGTCGCCGCGCGGGCCTTCACGCCGATCGAGCGCATCCTGATCGCCTATGACGGCGGCACGTCGGCCATGAAGGCGGTCGACCACATCGCCCGCAGTCCGCTGTTCGCGGGGCTGACATGCCGGGTTCTTCTGGTCGGCGATGAAAGCGTGGAGCACAAGCGGCAACTCGCAGATGCGCGCGCGATGCTGGAAGGCGCCGGCTACGAGGTCTCTGCCGATATCGTCAAGGGACAGCCGGACAGCGTCATTGCCGACGCGGTGAAATCGGAAGGCATCGGGCTTCTTGTGATGGGGGCCTATGGCCACTCGCGGATCCGAAGCTTCGTCATCGGGTCGACAACCACGGAGATGGTCCGCTCCTGCAAGATCCCGGTCATGCTGTTCCGGTGA
- a CDS encoding SulP family inorganic anion transporter — protein MHSFHAYRREWFGNIRADVLAGLVVALALIPEAIAFSIIAGVDPRVGLYASFSIAVLTAIFGGRPGMISAATAATAVLMGAVVRDYGLEYLLATTVLAGVLQVAAGYLRLGNLMRFVSRSVMTGFVNALAILIFMAQIPELVGVPSLTYVMVAAGLAIIYLFPRITTAIPSPLICILVLTTVSIVFGFDLRTVGDMGELPSTLPVFLIPDVPLTLETLWIILPYSAAIAAVGLLESLMTASIIDELTDTPSDKNRECVGQGIANFCTGFIGGMAGCAMIGQSMINVKSGGRGRLSTFVSGVFLIFLIVVLGDWVRQIPMAALVAVMIMVSIGTFSWSSVKQLRTHPRSSSIVMLATVACVVFTHNLAIGVLVGVLLSGIFFAWKIAQFLRVTSSISEDGTHRTYLVEGQVFFASADAFSASFDFKEALEKVTIDVSRAHIWDISSVAALDMIVLKFRREGADVEIVGLNKASETIVDKLAVHDKPGAMDSLLGH, from the coding sequence ATGCATTCTTTCCATGCCTATCGCCGCGAATGGTTCGGCAACATTCGTGCCGACGTCCTTGCCGGCCTGGTGGTCGCGCTGGCGCTCATTCCCGAGGCGATCGCCTTTTCGATCATTGCCGGCGTCGATCCCCGCGTCGGACTGTACGCGTCGTTCTCCATCGCGGTGCTGACGGCGATCTTCGGCGGGCGCCCGGGCATGATTTCCGCCGCCACGGCCGCCACCGCCGTGCTGATGGGCGCGGTCGTTCGCGACTACGGCCTGGAGTATCTGCTGGCGACGACCGTGCTGGCGGGCGTCCTGCAGGTGGCGGCGGGCTATCTGCGGCTGGGCAATCTGATGCGCTTCGTGTCGCGCTCGGTCATGACCGGGTTCGTCAACGCGCTCGCCATCCTGATCTTCATGGCGCAGATCCCGGAGCTCGTCGGCGTTCCGTCGCTCACCTACGTGATGGTCGCCGCCGGTCTCGCCATCATCTACCTGTTTCCGCGGATCACGACGGCGATCCCGTCGCCGCTGATCTGCATCCTCGTGCTGACCACGGTGTCGATCGTGTTCGGCTTCGATCTGAGGACGGTCGGCGATATGGGCGAATTGCCCTCGACCCTGCCGGTGTTTCTGATTCCGGACGTGCCGCTGACGCTGGAAACGCTCTGGATCATCCTGCCCTATTCGGCAGCGATCGCGGCGGTCGGGCTGCTGGAATCGCTGATGACGGCGTCCATCATCGACGAACTGACCGACACGCCCAGCGACAAGAACAGGGAGTGCGTCGGCCAGGGCATCGCAAACTTCTGTACCGGCTTTATCGGCGGCATGGCCGGCTGCGCGATGATCGGACAGTCGATGATCAACGTGAAGTCGGGCGGGCGGGGGCGGCTGTCCACCTTCGTCTCCGGCGTTTTCCTGATCTTCCTGATTGTCGTGCTCGGTGACTGGGTTCGGCAGATCCCGATGGCGGCCCTGGTGGCGGTGATGATCATGGTCTCGATCGGCACCTTCTCCTGGTCCTCGGTGAAGCAGCTGCGGACCCATCCGCGCTCGTCGTCCATCGTGATGCTCGCGACGGTCGCGTGCGTGGTTTTCACCCACAATCTCGCCATCGGCGTGCTCGTCGGCGTGCTTCTGTCCGGGATCTTCTTCGCCTGGAAGATCGCGCAGTTCCTGCGGGTCACCTCGTCCATCTCGGAGGACGGCACCCACCGCACCTATCTGGTCGAGGGCCAGGTCTTCTTCGCCTCCGCCGACGCCTTTTCCGCGTCGTTCGATTTCAAGGAGGCGCTGGAGAAGGTGACCATCGACGTGAGTCGCGCGCATATCTGGGACATTTCCAGTGTGGCGGCGCTGGACATGATCGTGCTGAAATTCCGGCGCGAGGGCGCTGACGTGGAGATCGTCGGTCTCAACAAGGCGAGCGAGACCATCGTCGACAAGTTGGCCGTCCACGACAAGCCGGGCGCGATGGACAGCCTGCTCGGGCACTAG
- a CDS encoding HU family DNA-binding protein gives MKKNDLVAEVAEKAELTKPAAQKAVDAMFDTISAALKSGDEVRIVGFGVFAVSERAASEGRDPRTGKSIKIPAAKVPKFRAGKPLKELVNS, from the coding sequence ATGAAGAAGAATGATCTGGTTGCCGAGGTAGCCGAGAAAGCCGAACTCACGAAGCCCGCTGCTCAGAAGGCGGTCGACGCGATGTTCGACACCATCTCCGCAGCCCTGAAGAGCGGCGACGAAGTCCGTATCGTCGGCTTCGGCGTGTTCGCGGTGAGCGAGCGTGCCGCCTCCGAGGGCCGCGATCCGCGCACCGGCAAGTCGATCAAGATTCCCGCCGCGAAGGTGCCGAAGTTCCGCGCCGGCAAGCCGCTCAAGGAACTGGTCAATAGCTGA